Within the Cytophagales bacterium genome, the region CCGGGCTTATAATCATCACTGCTAAAAGTATTTTTTTTGTTGAGTTGTTTTTTTATTAAATCAGTTCTTCTTTTAATATCCTCTTTTATTGGATCATAATAGCGTGGTTGATATTCAAATCGTTTATATTTGGGACGGGATAATAGGGAAGGTAATTTCATTTTGCAAAAATACATTTATTTTTTTAAAATGAATTTAAGTTAGAGTCATTTTTTAATAACGTATTGCTTAATGTTAAAACATATCTTAACCTTTAGGCGCATAGCGCATAGCGCATGGCGCATGGCGCAGTGTATAGGAGCAAAGGACAAAGCGTTGAGCCCCGATACTCGGGATTCTGCAATATGTGCTATGCGCCATACGCTATGCGCTATGCTCATCATTGTTTTTACTGACGTTAGATCCCAGGAAAATTGGGTTGACAGTGTTTTTAAGAGCATGAATGCCGGGCAACGTATCGGCCAGCTTTTTATGGTTGCAGCTTATTCCAATAGTGGCGAGACCCATTATAAAGCAATTGAGCAATTAATTAAAAACAATCACATAGGTGGTTTGATATTTTTTCAGGGTACGCCTTACCAGCAAGCGAAGTTGACAAATCGTTATCAATCCATTTCTAAAGTTCCGCTGCTGATTGCCATGGATGCAGAATGGGGGCTTGGGATGCGTCTTGACAGTGCCATAAGTTTCCCCAGGCAAATGACGCTTGGTGCAATCCAGGATAATCAATACATCTACCGGATGGGTGCGGATATCGCACGGCAATGTAAGCGGATAGGGGTCCATGTTAACCTGGCTCCTGTAGTGGATATAAACAGCAACCCCGGCAATCCTGTCATCGGCCCACGATCATTTGGAGAGAATAAGGAGAACGTGACAATGAAAGGCATTGCTTATATGAAAGGATTACAGGAGAACGCTGTAATAGCAAATGCCAAGCATTTTCCCGGCCACGGTGATACAGACACCGATTCGCACCTTACCCTCCCGGTTATCAATCATTCTAAAGAGCGGCTTGATGAAATAGAACTTTATCCTTTTAAAAAATTAATGCAGGAAGGATTGATGAGTGTAATGGTAGCACATTTACACGTCCCCGCTTATGATGATACTTTAAACAGGGCTACCACACTTTCCAAAACTGTCGTTACCGGTCTGTTAAAAAATAAGCTCGGTTTCAGAGGCCTGATTTTTACGGATGCTTTAAACATGAAAGGAGTAAGCCAGTTTTATAAACCCGGTGAAGTTGACCTGAAAGCTTTACTGGCTGGCAATGATGTGCTTTTATTTTCTGAAAAAGTCTCTTTAGCGATTAAAAAGATCAAACAAGCGATCAGGAAAGGAATGATCTCCCAGGAAGAAATTGATAAGCGGGTGAAAAAGATACTGAGAGCAAAATATTGGGTGGGGTTGCATGCAAAAAAGGGAATAAAGGAAATAGGGGAAATAAAGGAAATAGGGGAAATAAAGGCAGATAATTTTCACTCAATAGATTTAAATTATATATATGAAGATTTGAATAATCCTCATGCAAAATTGTTACAGCAAGAGTTATTTGAGAAAGCGCTTACATTAGTAAAAAATCAGGATGATTTGATCCCCATTAAGATATTAGATACCAACAGTTTCGCCTCAGTTGCAATTGGTCTTTCCCACCTTATTAAGGGAGAATTAAACGGAGTTAATGAATTTCAAAAAATGCTGAGCAATTATGCCCCATTTCACCATTTCAGTATTTCAAAAAAAGCCCGGGAAGAAACTTATAATGATCTTTTAAATGAAGCGTCTAAATATAAGGTAGTGGTCGTAAGCATACACAAAATGAATAATAAGAATTCTGCAGGATATGGAATAAGCCAAAAAGCAAAGGATTTCATAAAGCAAATCAAGGAAAAAACAAAAGTTATCCTGGTGGTTTTTGGCAATCCATACAGCCTGAAATATTTTGAAGACAGCAAATGGCTGGTTTGTGCCTATGAGGATAATGCTGTTACTCAAAAAGTGGTTTCTCAATTGTTGTTTGGCGCCATACAGGCAAACGGGAGGCTACCTGTTTCCGCTTCTTCAAAATTTAAAGAGGGCACAGGGTTGTTCACAGAAAAATTAAAAAGGTTAAGGGTTACTTTTCCCGAAAGCGTAGGCATGAATTCCGAAACATTGCAAAAGATTGACAGTATTGTGCTCGAAGCAATTGCCGATTCGGCAATGCCTGGCTGCCAGGTGCTTATTGCAAAAGACGGAGCCGTGATCTTTAACAGGTCTTACGGATACCACACCTATGATAAAAAACGGCCTGTAACGTATCAAACAATTTATGATGTTGCCTCCATTACAAAAGTTGCAGGCACTTTGCAGGCAATCATGTTCTTAAAAGAGCATGGGCTGCTGAATATGGACGCCAAAGCCTCCAAATACCTTCCTGAACTCAAAGGCACAAATAAAAAAGACCTGACCATCAGGCATATTATTACACACCAGGCAGGCCTGATCCCCTATATTGAATACTGGAAAAGAACCGTGGACTCTTCAGGAATGCTTAGCGACTCTTTTTATTCTAAAATTAAAAGTGAGAAATTTTGCAATCTTGTAGCTTTCCGGATGAAGGCAGGAATGGCTACTACCGATGGGAAAGTCCCAACCCTTGAGGGGAATCTGTTTTCAATTGCCGCAATGGAAGATTCTTTATGGAAGTGGACAATTAATTCTGAAATGAGAAAAAAGAAAAGGAGGAGAAGATATAAATATGGTTATAAATACAGCGACCTGGGATTTTATATTATGAAGCAGATTGCTGAAAAATTGTTAAATCAATCCATAGAATCGTTTTTAGAGCAGAATTTTTACGCACCCCTGGGCCTTCATTCACTGACTTATCAGCCGTTAGACAAATTTGGGATAGAAAATATCGCTCCCACAGAACGTGATACCAATTTCAGGAAAACTTTGGTATGGGGCACAGTGCATGATCCGGGAGCAGCCATGATTGGGGGTGTGGCAGGCCATGCCGGTATCTTTTCTAATGCAAACAGCCTGGCTGTATTGATGCAAATGAATATGCAGCATGGATATTATGGAGGAATGAGGTATTTAGCGCCTGCTACAATTCCTGAATTCACCGCCAGGCAATTTAAAAAGAACAGGCGCGGTTTGGGTTGGGACAAACCCGATCCTGACGGTCACGGCCCCACTTCAAATTTCGCTTCTGCCCATACTTATGGCCATTCCGGTTTCACCGGCACCTGCGTTTGGGTTGACCCGGATCGCCAGCTTATCTATGTGTTCCTTTCTAATCGGGTATATCCTGATGCCTTTAATACAAAACTCATCACAAAAAATATTCGTACGAGGATCCATAATGTTATTTATAGAGCGATGGAATAAAGTGATTAGGTGTTTGAGTGTTAAAGTATTGCAGTAAGTGATTTGTAAAACAGCAATAATTTTAAGTATTTATTATGGATAAATTTAAACCTTTGGCTATAACTTACGCAATACTACGTAGGTAAAAATAAAAAAATATTTACATAAAATGCAAATCCAAGAATATTTTAAAAATAAATGGTTATGTTTGTGAGACTTTTTAGAGTGGACTCAAGTTTTGTTTTTAAAAATAAATGTATTATATTGCAGCGATTTATTAAAGTTGCAAACATTTGCATAGGTTACAATTTTTTAAAAAAAAGAATTAAAAGATTATGAAAAACATAATTAACAGCGGCTTATTTTTGATGCTCTTTGTATGCCTTTCTGCAATTTGCTTTGCCCAAAACAATAAAAAGAATGATAAATCAATCCAAAGCTCAGAGGTTAAAAAGCAAAGTCAGGTCATTATAAACCAATCCGGAATTAATAAGACAAATACAGGTGAATATGAAAAAATATTAATTAATAAGCAAACGCAAAAAATTTCACAAAAGGGAAAATTTGAAATTACAGGGCAGCAAATGCAATTGTATATAGCTCCTGAACCCAAAAGTGATGATTTGTACGAAGTAACAGTATCTCAGGAAAAAAAGCAGGTAGTAAAAAAAGACAAACCCATCAGACCAATAAAAATGATTAAATATTAATATAATGAAAAGAAAAGCTATTTTATCAATAATTTTAATTTTACATTTTGCAATCTTCAATACCCTGTTGTTTGCTCAGTTATATCATGTTACCCTGGATCAGAGGATTGAAAATTCCAAGATCATTTTTGAAGGTAAAGTGATCAGTAAAAAATCATTTTGGGATGTTGACAATTATAATATATATACTTCCAATATCATAGAAGTGTATAAGGTATTTAAAGGTAATTTGAAATTTTCGCACGTAGAAGTAATTACTGAAGGCGGTATTGTTGGAACAGAAATGCAAACAGTATCTCACTCGCTGCAGTTGAATGAAGATGACGTAGGCATTTTTAATTGTATTTCAAATACTATTAATAAATCCAATAAGAGCATAAACCCAGGTTACATAAGCTTAAAAACTTATGCAGACCTGCAGGGCTTTATTCGCTATGACCTGAATAACATGTCCGGCAATGACATTTTTAATAAGTATGCAGATATTAACAATGATGTATATACTGCCATAACAAGCAGGACAAAAAATGACTATCGTACCATAAAAGATGTCAATTTATATCAAAGAAAAGATAAGAAGTAATAAGTATGAAAAAAAGAAATTTCACATATTGCTTTAAAGAGGTTTTTCCTGTATTGTTGGGAATAATATTTTGTTATGGTACTGGCTGGACACAGGTTAGCATCACCAGCTTTGCTCCCGGTACGATAAGCGCAGGTACCAAAAGTGTATTGACCATTGATGGCAGCGGATTCGGCACAGGAGGACCAACAAGCACCAAGTATGTGGAATTCAGGAATGCTGATGATGGTGGCGCTACTTATGTTAAACCTATTACTTCAGAGTACATTTTATGGACTGATGCTCAAATTCAGGTAGAAGTACCTTCCGATGCAGGTACAGGCACTTTTCGCGTTAGAAATGGCGGATCAACAGGCACTTCCCCTAGCTCTCTGACAGTAACCTTTTCTTACCTGAATGTAACTTCCGGAGGGCTCACATACCAGCCCGATCATATTGATGATAACGCAGCCGGTGGTTATACCTGGCGAATGTTTACTGACTTCGATGCCAATGCCGGAGCTAACAATGCATTTCTGAGAGCTTTAGAAACATGGAGATGCGCTACTTATATTAATTGGGATGTAGGCGCTGTTACTACTGTGGATAATATAGCAAGTGACGGTATAAATATATGCCGGTTTGATAATGGTGGAGAATTACCTGCCGGAGTGTTGGGAAGGGCTACCAGCAGATGGACGGCATGTGACCCCGGAGGTGGATATGAATGGTGGGTATATGAATTAGATATTGTTTTTGATGATGGTACGGCCTGGGACTTTACCCCCCCGGCAACATGTTCCAATTTCGAATTTGAGGCAGTTGCCCTGCATGAACTGGGCCATGCCCACCAATTAGGCCATGTTATTGATGGTGCTGATGTTATGCATTATGCTGTCGGATGCGGAGCCGCTACAATCACGCTTAACGCCAATAACACTGCAGGTGGCAATGCAGTAATGGCAAACAGCACGGCAGCCAACAACTGTCCTGAAAGCCCAATGATCGCCTTGAGTGCTGGTAATTGCGCATTGGCGTGTATCGGAAGTGAGCCGGCAAATGATGCCGCCTGCACTCCTACTGCCTTGCCGGTTGACGGCACTTGTGTCACTGCACAAACAAACTATTGCGCTACTTCCGAAGGTTACACTTTTGGGTGTGCTATAACAGATAATACGGTATGGTATCAGTTTACAATTACCGGTGTAAATGACAAATTGGATGTTACTTTTACCAACTCCACTATAGGTCCTGATGTTGAACTGGCGCTGTTCGATAATACGGGCTGCAGCCCTCCTACGGGTATAATGTCTGCATGTGGGGATACCTCCTCTGCTTTTCAGTTTGAAGGAGTTTCAGCCGGAGCTTCTCCATATTTATTAAGCGTTACCACATCAAGCGCCAATGAAGGAGATTTTGATATATGTGCTACAGAATCTGCTGACCCGTGTCTGGGCGCTGAACCGGTCAATGATGCTATCTGCAGTTCCACTGCATTACCTCTGACCGGCGCTTGTGTTACCAGTCAAACCAACAAGTGTGCTACGCTGGACCTTACGTTTGGTTGCTCTACCACCGACCACACTGTGTGGTACACATTTACGGTTACGGGCGGGCTTGACCAAGTTGATATTACTTTTGCCAATGAAACCTTTGGAGGGGATGTTGAGCTAATGTTATTTGACGGAGCTTGTGGCGCAGCTACCGGAGTGACTTCTCAGTGTGATACTTCTAGTAACTTGTTCCGGTTTTACCCACTTACCGGTGGTACTACTTACTGGCTGAGTGTTTCCACAGCAGATGCAGATACGGGCAACTTTGACATTTGCGCTACAGAATCTGTTAACACTTGCACAGGAAATCAGCCCGCTAACGACAATGCCTGCAGTTTTGTTACATTACCGGTTGACAGCACTTGTGTAACAGGGCAAACCAATAATTGTGCAACCTCACAGGGCTATACTACAGGTTGCCTTACTTCTCCCTATACAGTGTGGTATCAGTTCACGTTAGGTGCAACAGCTTCAGTATTTAATGTTACCTTTGAAAATTACTCACTTGGAAGCAATGTGGAAGTAGCCGTTTATGATAATGTTTGCGGAGGGCCTACAGGTATCTCATCAAGCTGTGGCTCACCTGGGGGCATGTTTATTTTTTCAGGATTATCACCACTCACTACTTACCTGCTTGCTGTTTCCACGGTCATCGCAGATACAGGTGGTTATGATATATGCTCATGGGAATCTATTGACTGCTCTGTCAGCCAGCCTTCCAATGATTCTATTTGCAATGCTTTAGCGGTACCTGTGGATGGAACCTGTCTCACAGGACAAACCAATATCTGCGCTACACCGGATTTCAGCTCAGGTTGTGTGGATACATTAGTCGCTTCAGTCTGGTTTTCTTTTTCCATAACCACTCCTGCCAACAGAGCTTATTTTACATTCCAGAATTATACATGGTCAGCTTCCACAAAGGTGCAAACATTATTAGCAGCAGGGCCATGTAATTCAAATCCATTAAGTGTTTTATACGCTTTATGTGGCAGCCCTTCTGATACCTTTTGGTTTCCGGTAAATCTTGTTTCCGGAAATACTTATTACGTAATGGTTGCTACAGATACATTATCAACCGGCAATTTTGATATCTGCGGAAGGGAATATGAAGTACCTCCTGCCACCATCACAGGCCCGGAGCAGGATTGCCCTGGAGCTATCCCTATATGCGGTCCAACATATTATGAAATAAACGCATATTCGGGTATCGGTACGGTGCAGGAAGTTTTTAATACCTGTTTGGGAGATGGCATCCAAATCACGGGTGAAAATAATTCGGTCTGGTACACCTTTACCGTTCAGGATAATGGTGACGGAGATATAGATTCTTTGTATTTTATCATAAATACTGTAGATCTTTATGACTGGGCATTGTTTGATATTACTACAATAGGATGTGCAGGTATCCCTACAGCGACTCCTGTAAGATGTGCATTTTCGAATACAGTAGGGCCTACAGGAGCTAGTGTTGCTCCTGCTCAACC harbors:
- a CDS encoding serine hydrolase, which produces MRHTLCAMLIIVFTDVRSQENWVDSVFKSMNAGQRIGQLFMVAAYSNSGETHYKAIEQLIKNNHIGGLIFFQGTPYQQAKLTNRYQSISKVPLLIAMDAEWGLGMRLDSAISFPRQMTLGAIQDNQYIYRMGADIARQCKRIGVHVNLAPVVDINSNPGNPVIGPRSFGENKENVTMKGIAYMKGLQENAVIANAKHFPGHGDTDTDSHLTLPVINHSKERLDEIELYPFKKLMQEGLMSVMVAHLHVPAYDDTLNRATTLSKTVVTGLLKNKLGFRGLIFTDALNMKGVSQFYKPGEVDLKALLAGNDVLLFSEKVSLAIKKIKQAIRKGMISQEEIDKRVKKILRAKYWVGLHAKKGIKEIGEIKEIGEIKADNFHSIDLNYIYEDLNNPHAKLLQQELFEKALTLVKNQDDLIPIKILDTNSFASVAIGLSHLIKGELNGVNEFQKMLSNYAPFHHFSISKKAREETYNDLLNEASKYKVVVVSIHKMNNKNSAGYGISQKAKDFIKQIKEKTKVILVVFGNPYSLKYFEDSKWLVCAYEDNAVTQKVVSQLLFGAIQANGRLPVSASSKFKEGTGLFTEKLKRLRVTFPESVGMNSETLQKIDSIVLEAIADSAMPGCQVLIAKDGAVIFNRSYGYHTYDKKRPVTYQTIYDVASITKVAGTLQAIMFLKEHGLLNMDAKASKYLPELKGTNKKDLTIRHIITHQAGLIPYIEYWKRTVDSSGMLSDSFYSKIKSEKFCNLVAFRMKAGMATTDGKVPTLEGNLFSIAAMEDSLWKWTINSEMRKKKRRRRYKYGYKYSDLGFYIMKQIAEKLLNQSIESFLEQNFYAPLGLHSLTYQPLDKFGIENIAPTERDTNFRKTLVWGTVHDPGAAMIGGVAGHAGIFSNANSLAVLMQMNMQHGYYGGMRYLAPATIPEFTARQFKKNRRGLGWDKPDPDGHGPTSNFASAHTYGHSGFTGTCVWVDPDRQLIYVFLSNRVYPDAFNTKLITKNIRTRIHNVIYRAME